Below is a genomic region from Vitis riparia cultivar Riparia Gloire de Montpellier isolate 1030 chromosome 5, EGFV_Vit.rip_1.0, whole genome shotgun sequence.
CGCAAGTGTCCATGCCGTGAATCACGTGGACATCTACAATGATGGGCTTAATAAGGGGTTCAAGTTTTTCAGAGGTTGTCTGTGGCCCAGCCCTGAGCCAGGAAGCAATACGTGGTCCAACCCAAATCTACTTGGTTGGGGCTTAGTTTAATGTAGCTAAGGCCCAAATGAATTTGTTTCATGATGGTCTTGCTTTCTACAAGCTAATTCTAAGTTTCTAACCCTCTCCCATTAGCCCCAAAGCTAACATATTATACATGTTGCTCTTACGTTATTCCTGTGAGTATCAAATATTTGGTTGGCAGGATCCCAATGAAGAGATCTACTAGGTTTTTTTGACGGATGCAAGATTGTTTGAAGCTTCTCTAACTAACAATTACATGACCAAGTATACAAGTCTTTATCAAACGAAAAATTTGAGCTATGAGTACATTATAGAATATGATATCATATGCATATGAGAATACTATCTTCCACAGAACTTGTATATCTTAGggttttctatataaaaaaatatatatatatatatataacgtcTTTTTCATACTTGATATTAATCGGAAATTATTATACAAcatatatgtttgataatatatctcattatttatattttctcaaattcaaTTAAACATGAGATATGATAAACATAGGATAACTTAACATATCTCATAATcaattaagagtgtgtttgatggtgattttaggaaacatttctaacatttttaacacttgaatgataaaaagtttcaagtattaaaaagattaaaaacgcttcctagAATTACTACTAAACAGGTTCTAAATATGGATAGGATATATAatcttatttcatattatatctaaccaaccaaacataactcATTAATCATCGCAATAAATTGCATTAGaggatattaatattttgttcttaagtatatattatatttcaCTATCACCAAATCATTTGGTTGATGTTTTTACTCATTATACCTATAACAgaatgaatatgaaaatgagGATGCTATTCTAATGCAGGGGTCTACCTTCATATCATCTTTGTCTTTGGACATTATGTTCACAATGAAAATAATAGCCAGCAGATTAGAATAGCATACAACTTTTGTGTTTAACAGTGGAAAGaagtaaaatttgaaataattactAATATAATGTGACCTACTCGGCTACTCCCAACAGTATAAATGCTGGGTTTAAAACATATgtatacaattaaaaaaagtttatatataataCTGGAAACTTTTTCTAACCTTTCTCTCAATCCGGATGTTGCTGTGCTTACAGCCCTACAGGTGATGGATGTGGCACATGGGAGTGATCCAATTCGAGAAATCTCAGCGACTGTGGGACAGAAATGTATGAGGAATGAAGATTTTTTTCACCCTTTCACTGTCATCTCAACCCTCCCACAGTCCACAACACAACTGACACGGTCACGTTGCCATGTGAGCTTGGACTGCGGAGTCAAGCACATGACACCGCCGTCTCTTGTTTTGGAGCCTAGTGCCTCACTGAAACCGACTCTTCAGTCTTCACCACCCCCACCCAAACCTCCATTCTCCCTTCCTCCACCGCCTCACTCGCACCCACAGACCAGAGTCCCAAGAACGTGCACCATCACCATGCCTCACTGCCTTTTCCCCATAACCCGGCTGCACTCCTCTCCTTTCCATGTTCCTCATACGCTCTTAGCCCCCACCTCCCCCACCCCACCCAAGggtatatataaaatacatatctCCCTCACAAGTCCACATCGGTGGATGGGTCTCAAGTCACATTGCCCAATTTCCCAAAGTTTCCTTTATTCAATAGTGATCCAAATGTGGGGCCTTCCAACACCAACGGAAAGTTTTCAGTTTGGAACCCCACACCAACTCATGGGACACTACTGCAGGCCACGGCAACTGCCAATTGAACAACACCCCTTTTATAAAAGCACTTTGAATGCaactttttacaaatttattaggaaaaaaaagttgttcaGTCCTCATCCTCCTCGCCAACCCATTTCGGTTCCATTCCATGTCTGAGATCACAGAAAATTGGGCAAacacttcaaaaattataattaaatagattgAACAAATTAATAAGTAAACATATATCCCATTTTACATTATTTAAACAATTATTTCCATCCTCGTTTTTATAACTGATACATCTCGAAAATAAGAACcattaaaaaaagtaattgaaaataaattattttaaaagcaaaTCAAATCTCTGAGATATGCAGAGatcatatgttttttcttttttgtagtatttgaatagaaaaaggcCCTCCTCTCTATAATGGATTGACCAAAATAATTTATCCGTTAAATGAGTTTACCAGCAACAGCCCTCTCccctatttaaatttttcttaatacagTGCGAGTTGCAGAGTCATGATCAAATGGCTAAACATCCAAGGAGTACTTCAATACGCAGGACAAAAGGAATAAAACGACATGGGTTGGTGATCTTTCCAACTCACATGCTTACAAACCATCACCTCACAGAAACAAATCGACTCGGGAACTGCTTGGTTAGCATTTCCAAAAGTAattttcttgcttttcttttttctttttttctgctTCTAAAAGCAGAAAAAACGCTTTCAAAGGCTTACCAAAGGTGAGTTGGTCAAACGAGGAGTTTCTCTATTGCAGAAATTAAAAAAAGCCAGGGAGAATCCAAAATCTCTACAAGAGATTTGCACAACCCAAATGGGGCAGAAACCTGAAATATAAACAAGGCTAACCAAATCTAAACACAAaccttcatttggttttaagattttttttttttttcgcttttgaaagcaaaaaataaaaaaacagaaatgGGATGATTTTAGCATTTAAAAAGCAGAGAAAACCACTTTCAGGATTCTAACCAACCAAACAGTAGCTAAGTAACTAGGTATATGGGCATGGCGGCAGAGGTTGAGATTCTATGTTGCTGCTGTTGCTGCTCCAGATTGAGCTCTCTGAGGCTGAGATAAGGTATCTCCACCTCCCCTCTCCTAGCCGGGGTTAGTGTTCCAGCGAGAGGCCCAGAGGAGGGCCGGCTGGAAGTTCTGTACGGCGTGGAGGAGCCGCTTCTGCTCTCGGTGATATACACCGGGCCTGAAATGGAGGCCCTGAAGGCTCTGGCTCTAGCGCGGTGAACATCAAGgtcgtcgtcgtcgtcgtcgtcgCGGTGGAGACGACTGTCGCTGTGGGTCCACCTCCATTTGAAGAAGAGGAGAGCGCTTCTCCACCATCGCTTCCTCTTAATCTTGCCGCTCTTCTTGGAGTCGTCCTTGGAGATGGGCTTCTGAAGCTTGAAGTGCAGAGAATCAATGGATCTCGCCTCGCGCTTGTGCTTCCTCGCCTCCTCCAGCACCTAAAACCccccaaaaagaaagaaagaaagaaataaccAACTGGGTAAAGGGGCAAGGCTGAAAGGAAAATCCAGAATGAAGAAGAGTATTAAACCTGAAAGTAGTCGATTTGAGGATCAAAGCCATAGTCGCTGAAGTGGTGAGGCTCGGGCATGGGAAATATCGGACACTGATTCGACATTATGCCTCTGTGTGTATGATTCACTTGATTTTGCAGAGAGACGGAGAGTGAGAAAAGCAGAGGGGCTCAAGGCGAACCAACAAATGGGCCGTTGGCTAATGGAAGAGGCCTAGTGAATGTGAATGTGAAAGCAAATGCAGTGGCATCTTTTTAGGCTTCCAATGCTTggcccctctctctctctccccctcttaACTCCTTTGAATGGCATTAATTGAAATTCAGGCATGTGGGTCGGTTTCTGATAACTTGGTCACGTCCATGAGATTCATGTTTTAATGAATAATGAGATCTACCTCCATTCCCAGTAGGGCCAGTACTAATTTGTAtccaaatatttaatattagtaaaaaaaaaaaaaaaacccctaaacaatttaatattttgaaagaaatcaaaatatttatatattcttattcAGGCTTAgcgtgtatatatatttctttaatattattatatcatatttatattaatttttcaaaaaaataatttaatctatgtttatgaaaatttttaaatgattttttttttcaagttttgctTATTTCTCATAAATTTCCATTGATACCaatatatttcttaatattCTCATAAAGCGGAAGCGCCTTTGTTGACTTAGTGATGTAAAGTAgatcaaattaatgttttaatgtCACATTGCTTTTTAATGCTGACATGGTGTGGTCGTATTTTGAAGAGCGTCCAACATTATATGGATTTACCATTTTAATGTTATCAAATGGATCCTGTGTGCCAAAAGGCCCAAAAGgatgggaaaattttttatcaGAATAATCGGGGACAAGACCCCCGAAATCAATACTTGCTAGTGGTCTTccaatatcaataaattaaaggAGCGATTAGATTACCTGTAACGTACGCCAGAGGTTGAACTAAGGATTGGGTCAAACAAATAAGCTATAATACCGAAGTCAGGACTAGAGCCCATAGTTTATTGGCCCATCCGCCCCATCCAACAAACTACAACCATAAATGTAAGATCTGTTTGCCGACTGTTCTTGTGAacagtaaatatttttaattttagaaaacgtgaCTAAATTTTTTgtagaaattaattttctaagaatttgcttggaaaataagtaatttttggAACTAGTTTTAGgtgtttcaattattttttataaagttttttgaATAATAGTTGAAAATGTTTTGAGGACCTTTTACTATACATAGGTAGTAACATCGGTTAAGAAAAGTAGAAAACTATCTTTTATATGAGGGCCTTGTGATGAATGTAACCATATTCTTAGTTTATGGGCCACACCTGGGTTGGACCCATCTGATGATATAAATGTTCCGAGACACGATTGGGCCAATGATTTTTGGGAGTAAGCCTAATTATTGGATCCATCGGAGAGGCCCAAACTTATGGGCTGGGACCCAATATTAGATTTCACTGGGAGAGTCAACGGAGAACATGCTGAAGGACTGAACTACAGGATTCACGTGACGTCACACGCGCCCACAGTCAGTCTCATTAGAAATTTAAGTATGGAAATGGAAAACGTGTGAGGAATCAAACCTTTGAACAGGGTTCCGCGAAAATTCCACTTTACCTAAAGTCATCAGACTGCATCCAACTGAAtttccttaaaatttaaaattataaagaaaaaaaaaagcgagAGAGAATTAGATATTTTCAATCATCtttattgagaaagaaaaaggggaaaaaaaaaaagtgggtgcttaattagattttttttttttaacgtgACAAAGAGTcattaatatacatattttaaaacaatattaatccCTAAACAACTATATCCAAATAT
It encodes:
- the LOC117913821 gene encoding uncharacterized protein LOC117913821, translated to MSNQCPIFPMPEPHHFSDYGFDPQIDYFQVLEEARKHKREARSIDSLHFKLQKPISKDDSKKSGKIKRKRWWRSALLFFKWRWTHSDSRLHRDDDDDDDLDVHRARARAFRASISGPVYITESRSGSSTPYRTSSRPSSGPLAGTLTPARRGEVEIPYLSLRELNLEQQQQQHRISTSAAMPIYLVT